A region of Bos indicus x Bos taurus breed Angus x Brahman F1 hybrid unplaced genomic scaffold, Bos_hybrid_MaternalHap_v2.0 tig00011766_arrow_arrow_obj, whole genome shotgun sequence DNA encodes the following proteins:
- the LOC113889328 gene encoding reticulon-4-interacting protein 1, mitochondrial-like has protein sequence MGFLKTCVFRRNACTAVCFWRSQVVQKPSVRKISTTSPRSTVMPAWVIDKYGSNEVLRFTQNMMIPMIHYPNEVIIKVHAASINPIDVNMRSGYGATALNMKRDPLHVKIKGEEFPLTLGRDVSGVVMECGLDVRYFKPGDEVSYHIPLFLFKIGWFHSPAFGSIFHIIDLFFFFSTNTLSFGWNPPFLGSVHDSVFLVLSQ, from the exons ATGGGATTTCTGAAGACCTGTGTGTTTAGAAGAAATGCATGCACTGCGGTTTGCTTCTGGAGAAGCCAAGTTGTACAAAAGCCTTCAGTTCGAAAAATTAGTACTACCTCTCCAAGAAGCACTGTCATGCCTGCTTGGGTGATAGATAAATATGGGAGTAATGAAGTGCTTCGATTTACCCAGAACATGATGATACCAATGATACACTATCCAAATGAAGTCATTATCAAAGTTCACGCTGCAAGTATAAATCCTATAGATGTTAATATGAGAA GTGGTTATGGAGCCACAGCTTTAAATATGAAACGTGATCCTTTACATGTTAAAATCAAAGGAGAAGAATTTCCTCTGACTCTGGGTCGGGATGTGTCTGGTGTGGTGATGGAGTGTGGACTTGATGTAAGGTACTTCAAACCTGGAGATGAGGTGAGTTATCACATTCCACTATTCCTTTTCAAAATTGGCTGGTTTCATTCTCCTGCTTTTGGAAGTATATTCCATATCATtgaccttttcttcttcttttcaacaaatacaCTGAGCTTTGGCTGGAACCCTCCTTTTCTTGGTTCAGTTCATGATTCTGTGTTCCTGGTTCTGTCACAATAG